One Parageobacillus sp. KH3-4 genomic region harbors:
- the wecB gene encoding UDP-N-acetylglucosamine 2-epimerase (non-hydrolyzing) yields MADKIKVMTIFGTRPEAIKMAPLVLELKKHSELIEPIVTVTAQHRQMLDQVLEIFDIKPDYDLNIMKDRQTLTEITVRALEGLDDVMKKVKPDLVLVHGDTTTTFVASLAAFYNQIAVGHVEAGLRTWNKYSPFPEEMNRQLTGVIADLHFAPTKKAYENLINENKKPDSIFITGNTAIDALKTTVTDSYKHDILEKIGDDRMILLTAHRRENLGESMRNMFRAIKRIVQEHEDVQVVYPVHLNPAVREVADEILGNDPRIHLIEPLGVFDFHNLAARAFLILTDSGGVQEEAPSLGVPVLVLRDTTERPEGIEAGTLKLAGTNEETIYSMARELLNNRSEYEKMAKASNPYGDGQASKRIVQAILYYFGKATNPPEPFSI; encoded by the coding sequence ATGGCTGATAAAATCAAAGTAATGACGATTTTTGGCACAAGACCCGAAGCCATTAAAATGGCACCGCTTGTATTGGAGCTAAAAAAACATTCGGAGCTGATCGAACCGATTGTCACTGTCACGGCGCAGCATCGGCAAATGCTGGATCAAGTGCTGGAAATTTTCGATATAAAGCCGGATTATGACTTAAATATTATGAAAGACCGCCAAACGTTGACAGAAATTACCGTCCGTGCTTTAGAAGGGCTCGACGACGTGATGAAAAAGGTAAAGCCGGATTTGGTGCTGGTGCACGGGGACACAACGACAACGTTTGTCGCCAGCCTGGCTGCGTTTTACAATCAGATTGCTGTCGGGCACGTCGAAGCCGGATTGCGCACGTGGAACAAATATTCACCGTTTCCAGAAGAAATGAACCGCCAGCTTACCGGCGTGATTGCCGACCTTCATTTCGCGCCGACGAAAAAAGCGTATGAAAACTTAATCAATGAAAATAAAAAGCCCGACTCGATTTTTATTACGGGAAACACGGCGATCGACGCGTTAAAAACAACCGTGACAGACAGCTATAAGCATGATATTTTAGAGAAAATCGGCGACGATCGCATGATTTTATTAACCGCCCATCGTCGGGAAAATCTTGGCGAATCGATGCGCAACATGTTCCGCGCGATCAAGCGCATTGTCCAAGAGCACGAAGATGTGCAAGTTGTTTATCCTGTTCATTTAAATCCGGCGGTACGCGAAGTAGCCGATGAAATTCTTGGCAACGATCCGCGCATTCATTTAATCGAACCTTTAGGCGTGTTTGACTTTCATAATCTCGCTGCGAGGGCGTTCCTTATTTTGACCGATTCCGGTGGCGTGCAGGAAGAAGCGCCTTCATTGGGCGTGCCGGTGTTGGTGCTGCGCGACACGACGGAACGGCCGGAAGGAATCGAAGCGGGGACGCTGAAATTAGCGGGAACGAATGAGGAAACGATATACAGCATGGCCCGTGAGCTATTGAATAACCGCAGCGAATATGAAAAAATGGCGAAAGCCTCGAACCCATACGGAGACGGTCAGGCTTCCAAGCGCATTGTGCAGGCGATTCTTTATTATTTTGGCAAGGCAACAAATCCGCCTGAACCATTTTCCATCTAG
- a CDS encoding nucleotide sugar dehydrogenase, translated as MSKKICVIGLGYIGLPTSVMFANHGIQVHGVDINEKTVKMIQQKQLHIEEPGLQERLNKAIDSGKFTVSTKPEEADVFIIAVPSPINKDKTANLDYVRAATKSIVPYVRKGNLVVLESTVPPRTVEDVMLPILREANLEIGTELFVSHSPERVIPGRIFEELVNNDRIVGGINEESGRLTAELYKTFVKGTIHITDATTAEMVKVIENTYRDVNIAFANELAKISEKIGVNVWEAIRLANFHPRVNIHLPGPGVGGHCIAVDPWFLVELQPELAKIVSLARHTNDSMPEYTALKIKQILENENIHHGRVAVFGLAFKGNVDDMRESPSLEVIHHLEKLGLDYTAYDPHIKENKLACQTQQIEEAVAHADIIVILTDHNEFKTLHPEKIAPLVRTKIILDTKNCIDRSEWKKHGFHVLVLGDGKKQSR; from the coding sequence ATGAGTAAAAAAATTTGCGTCATTGGATTAGGATATATTGGATTACCGACGTCAGTAATGTTTGCTAATCACGGCATCCAAGTACATGGCGTCGATATTAACGAAAAAACAGTGAAGATGATTCAGCAAAAACAGTTGCACATCGAAGAACCAGGATTACAGGAGCGACTTAACAAGGCGATTGATAGCGGAAAATTTACCGTTTCCACTAAACCGGAGGAAGCGGATGTATTTATTATTGCCGTCCCGTCTCCAATTAACAAGGATAAAACAGCAAATTTAGATTATGTGCGCGCTGCGACAAAATCGATTGTCCCTTATGTTCGAAAAGGAAATTTAGTTGTGCTCGAGTCAACGGTGCCCCCGCGCACGGTGGAAGACGTCATGCTTCCTATTTTACGGGAAGCTAATTTAGAGATTGGGACGGAATTATTTGTGTCTCATTCTCCAGAGCGTGTGATTCCAGGAAGAATTTTTGAAGAATTGGTCAACAATGACCGCATTGTCGGCGGAATTAACGAGGAATCCGGACGCTTGACGGCGGAATTATATAAAACGTTTGTCAAAGGAACGATTCACATCACCGACGCGACAACCGCAGAAATGGTGAAAGTAATCGAAAATACGTATCGCGATGTCAATATCGCATTTGCCAATGAATTGGCAAAAATAAGCGAGAAAATCGGCGTCAATGTATGGGAAGCGATTCGTCTTGCTAATTTCCATCCGCGCGTAAACATCCATTTGCCTGGACCAGGGGTTGGAGGCCATTGCATTGCAGTAGATCCTTGGTTTTTGGTGGAATTACAACCAGAATTAGCGAAAATAGTAAGCCTTGCGCGCCATACAAACGACAGCATGCCGGAATATACAGCGCTAAAAATTAAACAAATTCTTGAAAATGAAAATATTCATCATGGCCGCGTTGCCGTATTTGGCCTAGCGTTCAAAGGAAACGTTGACGATATGCGGGAAAGTCCGTCACTGGAAGTCATTCATCATTTAGAAAAGCTTGGGCTTGATTATACTGCTTACGATCCACATATCAAGGAAAATAAATTGGCGTGCCAGACGCAACAAATTGAAGAGGCTGTTGCCCACGCCGATATTATCGTCATTTTAACCGATCATAATGAATTTAAAACGCTGCATCCAGAAAAAATCGCTCCTCTTGTACGAACGAAAATTATTTTGGATACAAAAAACTGCATCGACCGGAGCGAATGGAAGAAGCATGGATTTCACGTATTGGTGCTTGGGGATGGAAAAAAACAATCTAGATGA
- a CDS encoding WecB/TagA/CpsF family glycosyltransferase: protein MKETFLGVHVCTYTYEQLVTKLMEDIDHNRKSFIVAINPEKIMKAQQDDRLRELLNQATYPIPDGIGVILASILKGGRIRSRVTGIDMMLRLCKEAAARGKKIFLYGAKPGIADEAKRRLEKMFPGIQIVGTMHGYEKDEQVVQEAINQSGADILFVALGSPAQEYWIANHMHSLSPKVYQGVGGSFDVISGRIKRAPLLVQKLGLEWLYRLLKEPWRWKRQLALPKFLIKVIRE, encoded by the coding sequence ATGAAAGAAACGTTTTTAGGTGTCCATGTTTGTACATACACGTACGAACAGCTTGTGACAAAGTTAATGGAAGACATTGATCATAACCGTAAATCGTTTATCGTTGCGATTAATCCCGAAAAAATCATGAAAGCCCAGCAGGATGACCGATTGCGGGAATTGCTGAATCAGGCGACATATCCTATTCCGGATGGGATAGGGGTGATTTTGGCTTCCATCTTAAAAGGAGGCCGCATTCGGTCGCGAGTAACGGGAATCGATATGATGCTCCGCTTATGCAAAGAAGCGGCTGCACGCGGGAAAAAAATTTTCCTTTATGGTGCAAAGCCCGGGATAGCCGATGAGGCAAAGCGGAGATTGGAAAAAATGTTTCCGGGAATTCAAATTGTCGGAACCATGCACGGATATGAGAAAGATGAACAAGTTGTCCAAGAGGCTATCAATCAATCGGGGGCGGACATTTTATTTGTTGCGTTAGGAAGTCCTGCCCAAGAATACTGGATCGCTAACCATATGCATTCGCTGTCCCCAAAAGTATATCAAGGAGTTGGCGGGTCTTTTGATGTGATTTCTGGAAGGATAAAAAGAGCTCCCCTTCTTGTTCAAAAGCTAGGGTTAGAATGGCTATACCGCTTGCTGAAAGAGCCATGGCGCTGGAAGCGGCAGCTTGCGCTTCCGAAATTTCTGATTAAAGTGATTAGAGAATAG
- a CDS encoding lipid II flippase MurJ — translation MSKLRIASILFLLSTFFLKFSSMFRDIIIANLFGNSYVTDAYIAAMTIPNALILFMLTGMKDAFLPSYYKYAKLGKGFSHLTNIVKGTFWISFVIAVAGALLSPLVIPKLYPDFNSHGTQIAIWTAVIYFLSVAIVGVNAVYEGYFDAQKMFSFSTFSQTIVVLCTIGGALFLHRPMGIYSVPFGYFVGTIFSFLIKLFYLGPRQFIDWKQPVDRKEVLSFYRVFLPIGLTIAVGQVNLFVNTLFAARLGEGAVSTLNYAFRLVSIPQAIFGVTIATIVFPLLAEARTKNDMALFRVGIEKGLTYMFLFLAPTVAGMLVLMKECVQIVYERGAFTASATAQTSEYSFLYIGSVLFYSIQAVIAKGFYTLEKGHYMLRAGIVSIIANIIFNAIFSSTIGAAGLALSASFVGLVYSLITFTTLYKITGGFRLSVVGKEYGKITISTLAMVAVLLFMKYELHADRLAIIPYLTVMIISGAAVYFVALWVFKVQSVKEILTKKRRKEVS, via the coding sequence ATGTCAAAATTACGCATTGCGAGCATCCTGTTTTTGCTATCCACCTTTTTCTTGAAATTCTCGAGCATGTTTCGCGATATAATCATCGCCAATTTGTTCGGTAACTCTTATGTCACCGATGCTTATATCGCGGCGATGACCATCCCCAATGCGCTTATTTTGTTTATGTTGACGGGGATGAAAGATGCCTTTTTGCCTAGCTATTATAAGTACGCCAAGCTAGGAAAAGGCTTTTCTCATTTAACGAACATCGTAAAGGGAACATTTTGGATTTCGTTTGTCATCGCGGTCGCCGGGGCGCTTCTTTCTCCGCTTGTCATTCCAAAACTATATCCAGATTTTAATAGTCATGGAACGCAAATTGCTATATGGACGGCGGTCATTTACTTTCTGTCTGTGGCTATTGTCGGCGTCAATGCGGTTTACGAAGGATATTTTGACGCCCAAAAGATGTTTTCGTTTTCGACATTTTCCCAGACGATTGTTGTGCTGTGCACGATTGGCGGCGCGCTGTTTCTTCATCGCCCAATGGGGATTTATTCCGTGCCGTTTGGCTATTTTGTCGGAACTATCTTTTCTTTCTTAATCAAGCTGTTTTATTTAGGGCCGCGCCAGTTTATTGACTGGAAGCAGCCGGTGGATCGAAAAGAAGTTCTCTCGTTTTACCGCGTATTTTTGCCAATCGGGCTAACGATCGCCGTCGGCCAAGTAAACTTGTTTGTGAACACATTGTTTGCCGCAAGGCTTGGCGAAGGTGCTGTATCTACTCTAAACTATGCATTTCGCCTCGTAAGTATTCCGCAGGCGATTTTTGGAGTAACCATCGCTACAATTGTGTTTCCGTTGTTGGCAGAGGCAAGAACGAAAAACGACATGGCTCTGTTTAGAGTCGGCATCGAAAAGGGACTTACGTACATGTTTTTATTTTTGGCGCCGACGGTTGCCGGAATGCTTGTGCTGATGAAAGAGTGCGTTCAGATTGTATACGAGCGGGGGGCGTTTACGGCGAGTGCGACCGCCCAAACAAGCGAATACTCATTTTTGTATATCGGTTCCGTTCTTTTTTACAGCATTCAAGCTGTCATTGCGAAAGGATTTTATACGCTGGAAAAAGGGCATTATATGCTGAGAGCCGGAATTGTTTCGATTATTGCTAACATTATTTTTAATGCGATTTTTTCCAGCACAATAGGAGCGGCGGGTTTGGCTTTATCCGCGTCTTTTGTCGGCTTGGTGTATTCGCTGATTACGTTTACGACGCTCTATAAAATCACAGGTGGATTTCGCCTTTCGGTGGTTGGAAAGGAATACGGAAAAATTACCATTAGTACGCTCGCAATGGTAGCTGTGTTGCTTTTTATGAAATACGAATTGCATGCCGATCGGCTCGCCATCATACCGTACTTAACGGTCATGATTATATCGGGGGCGGCGGTATACTTTGTAGCATTATGGGTGTTTAAGGTACAATCCGTTAAAGAAATTTTAACGAAAAAGAGGAGGAAAGAAGTTTCTTAG
- a CDS encoding oligosaccharide repeat unit polymerase family protein — protein MKRLGMLRKWNNEIDSFSPYFFFPFILILYFFVSLFDFGKIEYFEADRNILWAILAGLLSYLAAVYIVQKKNWMFPSMGLAFLKGKTKYFLYALGIIGLASYVIMLATGQIGIADESVRRHLDPKLNFLSSFLWFSVLFLICDRAVREHPLTKKQMRTYFSVLVVVLLLLVLMGYRTPIVIMCFTCLIVFHYTIRRIKLSWLLAFLFVIGLSLSLFGFFRVITEDQTKEFNSHEGPNVELSEEQVDRDAALLRKINETPKWVRGLTEVSVTGRIVLSKLMEYTDKHGYLYGKLHEGIFSTILPGEQLSPRMLITEMVNSLTVDKGKYVTRPGRTTTPTLLGQFYVEAGYWAIIIGFALYGVILSMLYNQMKQSGFASFQTIAYAFITTIFMISIHTGLLDLLFLLMIGYAIASSAIERTRANG, from the coding sequence ATGAAACGACTAGGGATGCTGCGAAAGTGGAATAACGAGATTGATTCATTTTCACCATATTTTTTCTTTCCTTTTATTTTAATTCTTTACTTTTTTGTCAGTTTGTTTGATTTTGGAAAAATAGAATATTTTGAAGCTGATCGGAATATTTTATGGGCCATTTTAGCCGGGCTTCTTTCCTATTTGGCAGCTGTTTATATTGTCCAAAAGAAAAATTGGATGTTTCCTTCTATGGGGCTGGCCTTTTTAAAAGGAAAAACGAAATATTTTTTGTATGCTCTTGGCATTATCGGATTGGCTAGTTACGTTATTATGCTTGCGACAGGACAAATTGGGATTGCGGATGAATCGGTGCGCAGGCACTTAGATCCGAAGTTGAATTTTTTAAGTTCGTTTTTATGGTTTTCTGTTCTGTTTCTTATTTGTGACCGTGCTGTTCGCGAACATCCGCTCACAAAGAAGCAGATGCGCACGTATTTTTCAGTGTTGGTCGTCGTTTTGCTGCTTTTAGTGTTAATGGGATATCGGACACCGATTGTCATTATGTGCTTTACATGTTTGATTGTTTTCCATTATACGATTCGGCGCATTAAGCTGTCATGGCTGCTGGCGTTTTTATTCGTCATTGGTTTGTCGCTTTCGTTATTCGGGTTTTTCCGCGTCATTACAGAGGACCAGACGAAAGAATTTAACAGCCATGAAGGGCCGAATGTGGAGTTAAGTGAAGAGCAAGTAGATAGAGATGCGGCGCTCCTCCGCAAAATTAATGAAACACCGAAATGGGTTCGCGGTTTAACGGAAGTAAGCGTAACAGGCCGGATTGTGCTAAGCAAATTAATGGAATATACCGATAAACATGGATATTTGTATGGAAAGCTTCATGAAGGGATATTTTCGACGATTTTGCCGGGCGAGCAGCTATCGCCGCGCATGTTGATTACGGAAATGGTAAATTCGCTTACCGTAGATAAAGGGAAATATGTGACGCGCCCGGGAAGAACCACCACGCCGACATTGCTTGGACAATTTTATGTCGAGGCAGGCTATTGGGCGATTATCATTGGCTTTGCCCTGTACGGCGTGATTTTGTCGATGTTGTATAATCAGATGAAGCAATCGGGATTCGCTTCGTTTCAAACGATTGCGTACGCGTTTATCACGACGATTTTTATGATTTCCATCCATACTGGTTTGCTAGATTTATTGTTTTTGTTGATGATTGGCTATGCTATTGCCTCCAGCGCAATTGAAAGAACGAGGGCAAACGGCTAA
- a CDS encoding accessory Sec system S-layer assembly protein: MLPFFKKQKQQKDERDSVVEASELLGSSDTDSGEEEVKTELSFHPSWNVSVEERYYYQFLHNQQRPLKKNQISLSGIDLKQVPQGYVVTAFVRNSLSRPVAFSPTPLLLLGPNNEVLARKVFDLSELGEVPPRSSRPWKFLFEQETLRTSEIPLVDWKLAFELPKQKRHSLDLEESWEKSLAAEDRQKLQALVQSLQPPKPGEVNFMGLQARQTEQGDLHVTLLIRNGSDKNIHIQQLALQVHDASGDVVASGAFALDNFEVKANTSKPWTFIFPKSLVTKENPDLRSWKVSLPSSSPQS, from the coding sequence ATGTTGCCATTTTTTAAAAAACAAAAACAGCAAAAAGACGAACGTGACAGCGTCGTGGAAGCAAGCGAACTGTTAGGAAGCAGCGATACAGATTCGGGCGAAGAAGAAGTCAAAACAGAGCTGTCGTTCCATCCATCGTGGAACGTAAGCGTCGAAGAGCGCTACTATTATCAATTTTTGCATAATCAGCAGCGGCCGCTGAAAAAAAACCAAATTTCTTTATCCGGCATTGATTTAAAACAAGTGCCGCAAGGATATGTCGTTACGGCTTTCGTCCGAAACAGCTTGTCCCGCCCGGTTGCATTCAGCCCAACTCCGCTTTTGTTGCTCGGTCCAAACAATGAAGTGCTCGCCCGTAAAGTGTTCGATTTGTCGGAACTTGGAGAAGTCCCTCCGCGCAGCAGCCGCCCGTGGAAATTTTTATTTGAACAGGAAACACTCAGAACTTCCGAGATACCGCTTGTTGATTGGAAGCTCGCCTTTGAATTGCCAAAACAAAAGCGCCACTCCCTTGATTTAGAAGAAAGCTGGGAGAAAAGTTTGGCAGCGGAGGACAGACAAAAATTGCAAGCGCTCGTCCAATCGCTGCAGCCGCCTAAACCGGGAGAAGTCAATTTTATGGGGCTGCAAGCGCGGCAGACAGAACAAGGCGATCTTCATGTCACGTTGCTCATTCGCAATGGAAGCGACAAAAACATTCATATCCAACAGTTAGCGTTGCAAGTGCATGATGCAAGCGGAGATGTCGTCGCCAGCGGCGCGTTTGCCCTTGATAACTTTGAAGTGAAAGCAAATACAAGCAAGCCGTGGACGTTTATTTTCCCAAAATCGCTAGTCACGAAGGAAAATCCTGACCTTCGTTCATGGAAAGTATCGCTGCCGTCTTCTTCTCCACAATCGTAA
- the secA2 gene encoding accessory Sec system translocase SecA2, whose translation MLSYVKKLFHNDERRLKRYYKIVDHINALEPKFAKLSDQELREKTAYFKNELANGKTIFDIQAEAFAVVREASKRVLGMRHFDVQLIGGLVLAEGNVAEMATGEGKTLVASLPSYLRALEGKGVHVITVNEYLARRDRELIGQIHEFLGLTVGLNLPMMETEEKKAAYQADITYGIGSEFGFDYLRDNMVYDVSQRVQRPFHYAIIDEIDSVLIDEAKTPLIIAGKTGVSSELSYLCARIVKTFQRDVDYYYDEETKATNLTEEGIAKIERGFGIDNLYDLEHQTLYHYIIQALRAHVLFQRDVDYIVRDGKIVLIDMFTGRPMEGRSLSNGLHQAIEAKEGLELTEENKTQASITIQNYFRLYPILSGMTGTAKTEEKEFQTLYGMDVVQVPTNKPVIRIDEPDRVFLTIDQKYKAVAKEVKRVHETGQPVLIGTTSILQSEKVAKYLEAENLPFRLLNAKTIEQEAQLISLAGQKGQITIATNMAGRGTDIMLGEGVAELGGLFVLGTERHESRRIDNQLKGRAGRQGDPGRSQFFISLEDDMFRRFAKEETEKWIKKAKTDENGEILNKDIHEFVDRVQRICEGNNFSIREYNLKLDDVLNDQRTAVYQLRNRILENDRLIPLMVDMLREYVPYEIEQHCPVGMLPEEWNLEKLSERLHEIIPFPAVQLPETINDIEDVKNSVQHSLEQYIHYLEAMNDAEQGLPEIRPSLLSIVDHHWLNHLDAMERLKEGIGLRYYSQEDPIRQYQREGFELFVYMYRQIEADICRRLAQAVTPKIAAS comes from the coding sequence ATGTTGTCTTATGTAAAAAAGCTATTCCATAACGATGAGAGACGGTTGAAGCGCTACTACAAAATCGTTGATCATATTAACGCACTGGAGCCAAAGTTTGCGAAACTGTCCGATCAAGAGTTGCGGGAAAAAACAGCTTATTTTAAAAATGAACTTGCCAACGGAAAAACGATATTCGATATTCAAGCTGAAGCGTTTGCAGTGGTGCGCGAAGCATCGAAACGGGTGCTCGGCATGCGCCATTTCGACGTCCAGCTAATCGGCGGGCTTGTGCTGGCGGAAGGAAACGTTGCCGAAATGGCGACAGGAGAAGGAAAAACGCTCGTCGCGTCATTGCCGAGCTATTTGCGCGCTTTGGAAGGAAAAGGAGTGCATGTCATTACCGTCAACGAATATTTAGCCAGACGGGACCGCGAATTGATTGGACAAATTCATGAATTTTTAGGGCTGACGGTCGGGCTGAACCTTCCGATGATGGAAACGGAAGAGAAAAAAGCGGCATATCAAGCGGACATCACGTACGGAATCGGCAGCGAATTCGGCTTTGATTATTTGCGCGACAACATGGTTTACGACGTATCCCAGCGCGTACAGCGGCCGTTTCACTACGCGATTATTGACGAGATCGACAGCGTCCTCATTGACGAAGCAAAAACCCCGCTCATTATCGCCGGCAAAACAGGAGTCAGCTCCGAACTCAGCTATTTATGCGCCCGCATCGTCAAAACATTTCAACGCGATGTCGACTACTATTATGATGAAGAAACAAAGGCAACGAACTTGACGGAAGAAGGAATCGCCAAGATCGAGCGCGGCTTTGGCATCGACAACTTGTACGATTTAGAGCATCAAACTTTATATCATTATATCATTCAAGCATTGCGCGCCCATGTGTTATTTCAGCGCGACGTCGATTATATCGTCAGGGACGGAAAAATTGTATTAATCGATATGTTCACCGGAAGACCGATGGAAGGGCGGAGCTTAAGCAACGGCCTCCATCAGGCGATTGAGGCAAAAGAAGGGCTCGAACTAACCGAAGAAAACAAAACGCAAGCATCGATTACGATTCAAAACTACTTCCGGCTTTACCCGATTTTATCGGGCATGACAGGAACCGCCAAAACGGAAGAAAAGGAATTTCAAACTCTCTACGGCATGGATGTCGTGCAAGTTCCAACGAACAAGCCGGTCATCCGCATCGATGAGCCGGACCGCGTCTTTTTAACGATCGATCAGAAATACAAGGCGGTCGCGAAAGAAGTAAAACGTGTGCATGAGACAGGACAGCCGGTTTTAATCGGAACAACGTCCATTTTGCAGTCAGAAAAAGTCGCCAAATATTTAGAAGCGGAAAATCTGCCGTTTCGCCTATTAAACGCGAAAACCATCGAACAAGAAGCGCAGCTCATCTCGTTGGCCGGACAAAAAGGGCAAATCACCATCGCGACAAACATGGCCGGCCGCGGGACGGACATCATGCTTGGCGAAGGGGTGGCCGAACTTGGCGGGCTGTTTGTGCTCGGTACGGAGCGCCACGAATCGCGGCGCATTGACAATCAGCTAAAAGGGCGGGCCGGCCGCCAAGGTGATCCGGGACGTTCCCAGTTTTTTATTTCCTTGGAAGATGACATGTTCCGCCGTTTTGCCAAAGAAGAAACGGAAAAATGGATCAAAAAAGCAAAAACGGACGAAAACGGAGAAATTTTAAATAAAGATATTCATGAGTTTGTCGATCGCGTTCAGCGCATTTGCGAAGGCAACAACTTCTCGATTCGCGAATACAACTTAAAGCTTGACGACGTGTTGAACGACCAGCGGACAGCGGTTTACCAATTGCGCAACCGCATTCTCGAAAACGATCGTCTGATTCCGCTGATGGTCGATATGCTCCGTGAATACGTTCCATATGAAATTGAGCAACATTGCCCAGTGGGGATGCTTCCAGAAGAATGGAATTTAGAAAAGCTTTCCGAACGGCTTCATGAAATCATTCCATTTCCTGCTGTTCAGCTTCCGGAAACAATCAACGATATAGAAGATGTAAAAAACAGCGTCCAGCACTCGTTGGAACAATATATCCATTATTTAGAGGCAATGAATGACGCCGAACAAGGGCTGCCGGAAATCAGGCCTTCCTTGCTTTCGATTGTCGATCACCATTGGCTGAACCATCTTGATGCGATGGAACGTTTAAAAGAAGGCATCGGTTTGCGCTACTACAGCCAAGAAGACCCGATTCGCCAATACCAGCGCGAAGGATTCGAGCTTTTCGTATATATGTACCGTCAAATCGAAGCAGATATTTGCCGCCGTCTCGCGCAGGCGGTCACTCCAAAAATCGCCGCCAGCTAA